The following coding sequences are from one Triticum aestivum cultivar Chinese Spring chromosome 5A, IWGSC CS RefSeq v2.1, whole genome shotgun sequence window:
- the LOC123107622 gene encoding auxin-responsive protein SAUR36-like, with product MAGAKRLAQLAKKWQRVEALGRKRLTVSAKEDHDCCSSVPAKGHCVMYTAEGRRFEVPLEYLSTTVFGELLRMSQEEFGFASDGKITLPCDAAVMEYVMCLLRRNASAEVESALLRSMVTPCHYTGCAMPTVGASQQICCL from the coding sequence ATGGCTGGTGCCAAGAGACTTGCTCAACTGGCAAAGAAGTGGCAGAGGGTGGAAGCACTTGGGAGGAAGAGGCTCACGGTATCAGCCAAAGAAGATCACGACTGCTGCAGTTCTGTGCCAGCCAAGGGCCACTGTGTCATGTACACGGCCGAGGGGAGGCGTTTCGAGGTACCCTTGGAGTACCTCAGCACGACGGTCTTCGGCGAGCTCCTGAGGATGTCTCAGGAGGAGTTTGGCTTTGCAAGCGATGGAAAAATCACACTGCCTTGCGATGCGGCAGTGATGGAGTATGTCATGTGCTTGCTCAGGAGAAACGCCTCCGCCGAGGTCGAGAGTGCGTTGCTGAGATCCATGGTGACGCCTTGCCACTACACTGGCTGTGCAATGCCTACTGTTGGAGCCAGCCAACAGATTTGCTGTTTGTAG
- the LOC123107623 gene encoding auxin-responsive protein SAUR36: MIHPKKLAQLAKKCQRMLAARTSARRRHASDTAADECCSTVSSVVADEGHCVVYTADGTRFEVPLAYLRTTVFSELLRMSEEEFGFANGSDGGRIMLPCDAAVMEYVLCLVRREASEEVEKAFLGSIAGHCHSYNASCMAPSMGISHQFALCT; this comes from the coding sequence ATGATCCATCCAAAGAAGCTTGCTCAGCTGGCCAAGAAGTGCCAGCGGATGTTGGCGGCCAGAACCAGTGCCCGCCGTCGGCATGCCTCAGACACAGCCGCTGACGAGTGCTGCAGCACAGTATCATCTGTGGTTGCTGATGAGGGCCATTGTGTGGTGTACACTGCCGACGGAACCCGGTTCGAGGTCCCTCTGGCGTACCTCAGGACGACGGTCTTCTCTGAGCTCCTGAGGATGTCCGAGGAGGAGTTTGGCTTCGCGAATGGCAGTGACGGAGGCAGGATCATGCTGCCCTGCGATGCCGCTGTGATGGAGTATGTCTTGTGCCTGGTCAGGAGAGAGGCCTCTGAGGAGGTGGAGAAGGCTTTCTTGGGCTCTATTGCTGGGCACTGCCACAGCTACAATGCTAGCTGCATGGCTCCATCAATGGGAATCAGCCATCAATTTGCCCTTTGTACTTAG
- the LOC123107624 gene encoding auxin-responsive protein SAUR36-like, with protein sequence MMSAKTLARLAKKWQRVAAMGRKRLTWSPSTSKEEAGESCSTPCSTVASKGHCVVYTADGVRFEVPLAFLGTTVFGELLRISQEEFGFSGIDGGRITLPCDASVMEYAMCLLRRSASAEMEAAFLNTMVMPCHYHVAPHLGVGQRFSVCSS encoded by the coding sequence ATGATGAGTGCCAAGACACTTGCTCGGCTGGCCAAGAAGTGGCAGAGGGTGGCGGCTATGGGGAGGAAGAGGCTCACCTGGTCGCCATCAACGTCCAAAGAAGAAGCCGGAGAGTCGTGCAGCACGCCGTGCTCGACAGTGGCCAGCAAGGGCCACTGTGTCGTGTACACTGCCGATGGTGTAAGGTTCGAGGTGCCTCTTGCGTTCCTCGGAACGACCGTCTTCGGCGAGCTCTTGAGGATAtcccaagaggagttcggcttctCAGGCATTGACGGTGGCAGAATCACGCTGCCCTGTGACGCATCGGTGATGGAGTATGCCATGTGCTTGCTAAGGAGAAGCGCCTCCGCAGAGATGGAGGCCGCGTTCCTCAACACCATGGTGATGCCATGCCACTATCATGTGGCGCCACATCTGGGAGTTGGCCAGCGATTCAGTGTATGCAGCTCCTGA
- the LOC123107625 gene encoding auxin-responsive protein SAUR36-like: protein MIHPKKLSQLAKKCQLMLSARAGARRPHASDTADDECCSTVSSVVADEGHCVMYTADGTRFEVPLAYLGTTVFAEILRMSEEEFGFASGSDGGRIMLPCDATVMEYVLCLVRREASEEVERAFLSSIVGHCHNYHASCVAPAMGLGHQFALCT from the coding sequence ATGATCCATCCGAAGAAGCTTTCTCAGCTGGCCAAGAAGTGCCAGCTGATGTTGTCGGCCAGAGCCGGTGCCCGCCGTCCGCATGCTTCAGACACGGCCGACGATGAGTGCTGCAGCACAGTGTCATCTGTGGTTGCCGATGAGGGCCACTGCGTGATGTACACCGCCGATGGAACCCGGTTCGAGGTCCCTCTGGCGTACCTTGGGACGACGGTCTTCGCCGAGATCTTAAGAATGTCTGAGGAGGAGTTTGGCTTCGCGAGCGGCAGTGACGGAGGCAGGATTATGCTGCCCTGTGATGCCACTGTGATGGAATATGTCTTGTGCCTGGTCAGGAGAGAGGCCTCTGAGGAGGTTGAGAGGGCGTTCTTGAGCTCCATTGTTGGGCACTGCCACAATTACCATGCTAGCTGCGTGGCACCAGCAATGGGACTTGGCCATCAGTTCGCTCTTTGTACTTAG
- the LOC123107626 gene encoding auxin-responsive protein SAUR36-like, protein MTSAKTLARLAKKWQRVAAMGRKRLTWSPSTSKEEAGESCSTPCSTAAGKGHCVVYTADGVRFEVPLTFLGTTVFSELLRISQEEFGFTGVDGGRITLPCDASVMEYAMCLLRRSASTEMEAAFLNTMVMPCHYHVAPHLGVGQRFGVCSS, encoded by the coding sequence ATGACGAGTGCCAAGACACTTGCTCGGCTGGCCAAGAAGTGGCAGAGGGTGGCGGCTATGGGAAGGAAGAGGCTCACCTGGTCGCCATCAACGTCCAAAGAAGAAGCCGGAGAGTCGTGCAGCACGCCGTGCTCGACAGCGGCCGGCAAGGGCCACTGCGTCGTGTACACTGCCGATGGTGTAAGGTTCGAGGTGCCTCTTACGTTCCTCGGAACGACCGTCTTCAGCGAGCTCTTGAGGATATCCCAAGAGGAGTTTGGCTTCACAGGTGTTGACGGTGGCAGAATCACTCTGCCCTGCGACGCATCGGTGATGGAGTATGCCATGTGCTTGCTCAGGAGAAGCGCCTCCACAGAGATGGAGGCCGCGTTTCTCAACACCATGGTGATGCCATGCCACTATCATGTGGCGCCACATCTGGGAGTTGGCCAGCGATTCGGTGTATGCAGCTCCTGA
- the LOC123107627 gene encoding auxin-responsive protein SAUR36-like — protein MIHPKKLAQLAKKCQRMLVAGAGARRRHASDMADDECCSTVSSVVADEGHCVMYTNDGTRFEVPLAYLGTSVFIELLRMSEEEFGFTSGSDGGRIMLPCDATVMEYVLCLVRREASEEVERAFLSSIVGHCHNYNASCKAPSMELGHHFALCT, from the coding sequence ATGATCCACCCAAAGAAGCTTGCTCAGCTGGCCAAGAAGTGCCAGCGGATGTTGGTGGCTGGAGCCGGTGCTCGTCGTCGGCATGCCTCGGACATGGCCGATGACGAGTGCTGCAGCACAGTGTCATCTGTGGTTGCCGATGAGGGCCACTGCGTGATGTACACCAACGACGGAACCCGGTTCGAGGTCCCTCTGGCGTACCTCGGGACGtcggtcttcatcgagctcctgaGGATGTCCGAGGAGGAGTTTGGCTTCACGAGCGGCAGTGACGGAGGCAGGATCATGCTGCCGTGTGATGCCACTGTGATGGAATATGTCTTGTGCCTGGTCAGGAGAGAGGCCTCTGAGGAGGTTGAGAGGGCGTTCTTGAGCTCCATTGTTGGGCACTGCCACAACTACAATGCTAGCTGCAAGGCACCATCAATGGAACTCGGCCATCATTTTGCTCTTTGTACTTAG
- the LOC123107628 gene encoding auxin-responsive protein SAUR36-like: MMSAKNLSRIAKKWQRVAAIGRKRLTWSLSTSTEETGGSCGMSCSSVASKGHCIMYTADGVRFEVPLAFLGTTVFSELLRISQEEFGFAGVDGDRITLPCDASVMEYAMWLLRRSASAETEAAFLNTMAMPCHYHVVPHLEVSQHFGVCSS; the protein is encoded by the exons ATGATGAGTGCCAAGAACCTCTCTCGGATTGCCAAGAAATGGCAGAGGGTGGCGGCTATCGGGAGGAAGAG GCTCACCTGGTCGTTATCAACGTCCACAGAAGAAACCGGAGGGTCATGCGGCATGTCATGCTCGTCGGTGGCCAGTAAGGGCCACTGCATCATGTACACTGCCGACGGCGTGAGGTTCGAAGTGCCGCTTGCGTTCCTTGGCACAACCGTCTTCAGTGAGCTCTTAAGGATAtcccaagaggagttcggcttcgCAGGCGTTGATGGTGACAGAATCACGCTTCCCTGCGATGCATCGGTGATGGAGTACGCCATGTGGTTGCTCAGGAGAAGCGCCTCCGCAGAGACGGAGGCCGCGTTCCTCAATACCATGGCGATGCCATGCCATTATCATGTGGTGCCACATCTGGAAGTTAGCCAGCATTTCGGTGTCTGCAGCTCCTGA